In Flavobacterium sp. N3904, one DNA window encodes the following:
- a CDS encoding carboxypeptidase-like regulatory domain-containing protein, whose translation MTNSFRNYKSNPLFVKNNFTFLFLFFFLAQLLTAQVSTEKWIKGQITSNFIPLEGINITNSNSKRSAVSDSYGNFSILAKEGDILIFSSVNYDPLRKYINKEEFNLGSIVINMTAMSVELNEVIVNKHPEISAENIGIIPRDQVKLTSAERKLQTAGDFKPIHLLGLLGGLLAVDPILNAISGRTKMLKKAVSVEKKEFLMAKLDVLFDAKYYIETLKIPEEQIKGFQYYCVEDTDFANALNSKNKTMCMFLITGLASNYNSNREINDEIH comes from the coding sequence ATGACAAATAGCTTTAGAAATTATAAATCCAATCCATTGTTTGTGAAAAATAATTTTACTTTTTTATTTCTTTTCTTTTTTCTTGCTCAGTTGCTGACGGCACAAGTCAGTACAGAAAAATGGATTAAAGGGCAAATAACTTCCAATTTTATTCCGTTGGAAGGTATAAATATTACTAATTCAAATAGTAAAAGGAGTGCAGTTTCAGATTCTTATGGGAATTTTTCTATTCTGGCAAAAGAGGGTGATATTTTGATTTTTTCATCTGTAAATTACGATCCGCTTCGGAAATATATAAACAAGGAGGAATTCAATTTGGGTAGTATTGTTATAAATATGACAGCAATGAGTGTTGAATTGAATGAAGTAATTGTGAATAAACATCCTGAAATTTCTGCCGAAAACATTGGAATTATTCCTAGAGATCAGGTAAAGTTAACTTCAGCTGAAAGAAAATTGCAAACGGCTGGAGATTTTAAACCTATTCATTTATTGGGTTTATTGGGTGGTCTTTTGGCCGTTGACCCCATTTTGAACGCGATAAGTGGTAGAACTAAAATGCTCAAAAAAGCGGTATCAGTTGAGAAAAAAGAATTTTTAATGGCGAAATTAGATGTATTGTTTGATGCGAAATATTACATAGAAACCTTGAAAATTCCCGAAGAACAAATTAAAGGCTTTCAATATTATTGCGTTGAAGATACCGATTTTGCGAATGCCTTGAATTCTAAAAATAAGACTATGTGCATGTTTTTAATAACAGGATTGGCGTCCAATTATAATAGCAATAGAGAAATTAATGACGAAATTCATTAG
- a CDS encoding carboxypeptidase-like regulatory domain-containing protein, whose amino-acid sequence MKNNFTFLFIFILLSQLVTAQVSTEKWIKGQITSNFIPLEAVNITNSNSKRSAVSDSYGNFSVLAKEGDILNFSIVNYDPLRKYINKQEFNLGSIVINMTAMSVELSEVIINKHPEISAENMGLISKGQVKLTPAERKLNAGSGGIVGVINALTGELENLKKNIIVEKKEILMHKLEFLFEDKYYIDALKIPEEQIKGFQYYCVEDLDFENALNSKNKTMSMFLIVGLASNYNKNRASDQNDK is encoded by the coding sequence GTGAAAAATAATTTTACCTTTTTATTTATTTTCATTTTACTTAGTCAGTTAGTGACGGCACAAGTCAGTACAGAAAAATGGATTAAAGGGCAAATAACTTCCAATTTTATTCCGTTGGAAGCTGTAAATATTACTAATTCAAATAGTAAAAGGAGTGCTGTTTCAGATTCGTATGGGAATTTTTCTGTTCTAGCGAAAGAAGGAGATATTTTGAATTTCTCTATTGTAAATTACGATCCGCTTCGAAAATATATAAACAAACAGGAATTCAATTTAGGTAGTATTGTTATAAATATGACAGCAATGAGCGTTGAATTGAGTGAAGTCATTATTAATAAACATCCTGAAATTTCAGCAGAAAACATGGGATTAATTTCCAAAGGTCAAGTAAAATTGACACCTGCAGAACGAAAACTTAATGCGGGTTCTGGAGGAATTGTTGGCGTTATAAATGCATTAACTGGTGAGTTGGAAAATCTAAAAAAGAATATAATTGTCGAAAAAAAAGAAATTTTAATGCACAAGCTAGAATTTCTTTTTGAGGATAAGTATTACATAGATGCCCTAAAAATACCTGAAGAACAGATTAAAGGTTTTCAGTATTATTGTGTTGAAGATTTAGATTTTGAGAATGCTTTGAATTCTAAAAACAAGACAATGTCTATGTTTTTGATTGTTGGACTGGCGTCAAATTACAATAAGAATAGAGCATCCGATCAAAATGACAAATAG
- a CDS encoding carboxypeptidase-like regulatory domain-containing protein, translating to MKNNLIILLVFLGQNQFLAAQNNVEKIITGTVVSDTTKLEGISIFNCANKMIAVSDENGCFSIVAKDGDILNFSSIDYKYLRKYVYKHEYQSGIMEVNLTFNTVELEEVVINKYANITAENLGIIPRGQIKFTPQERRLYSNSGGIQGLFSFVSGERDILKMNVEIEKKEFLLKKMEYLFGDKYYTKTLHIPEELVKGFQYYCIEDTEFVKTLNSKNKTMCMFLITALASDYNQKRICEIN from the coding sequence GTGAAAAATAATTTAATTATATTGCTTGTTTTCTTAGGTCAAAATCAGTTCTTGGCCGCGCAAAACAATGTTGAAAAAATCATTACAGGTACTGTAGTTTCAGACACCACAAAACTAGAAGGAATCAGTATTTTCAATTGCGCTAACAAAATGATTGCAGTTTCCGATGAAAACGGATGTTTTTCAATTGTGGCAAAAGATGGAGATATTTTGAATTTCTCAAGTATAGATTATAAGTATTTGCGGAAATACGTTTACAAACACGAATATCAATCGGGTATAATGGAAGTTAACCTGACTTTCAATACTGTCGAATTGGAGGAGGTTGTTATAAATAAATACGCAAATATTACCGCAGAAAATTTAGGAATAATTCCGCGAGGACAAATTAAATTTACTCCACAAGAGCGGAGGTTGTATTCCAATTCTGGCGGAATTCAAGGACTTTTTAGTTTTGTTTCGGGCGAAAGGGATATCCTTAAAATGAATGTTGAAATTGAAAAGAAAGAGTTTCTATTAAAAAAAATGGAATATCTTTTTGGAGATAAATATTACACAAAAACGTTACATATTCCCGAAGAACTTGTCAAGGGTTTTCAGTATTATTGCATAGAAGATACCGAATTTGTTAAAACTTTAAATTCAAAAAACAAAACAATGTGTATGTTCTTGATCACAGCTTTGGCTTCGGATTACAATCAAAAAAGAATATGCGAAATAAATTAG
- a CDS encoding DUF6702 family protein, translating into MKKIIVCIFFSVFLLSLSSFGVHKFYMAIYQINYAPEKKMLQITARIFLDDLNKALEKKYKKKLFIGGDKETEEGLILLKKYLAENFSLKVNGQTKTMNFLSKEIDGDVLVCYLNVKEISKITSLEINNSVLIDWISEQQNIVHITAFGIKNSFLFTDSSTKQVLKY; encoded by the coding sequence ATGAAAAAAATAATTGTTTGTATATTCTTTAGTGTTTTTTTACTCTCATTGAGCAGTTTTGGCGTTCATAAATTTTATATGGCGATTTATCAAATAAATTATGCTCCCGAGAAGAAGATGCTTCAAATTACTGCGCGTATTTTTTTGGACGACTTGAATAAGGCTTTGGAGAAAAAATACAAAAAAAAACTCTTTATTGGCGGCGATAAGGAAACCGAAGAAGGATTAATTTTACTTAAAAAATATCTTGCCGAGAATTTCTCTTTAAAAGTAAACGGACAAACAAAAACCATGAATTTCTTAAGTAAAGAAATAGATGGAGATGTACTTGTTTGTTATTTGAATGTAAAAGAAATATCTAAAATCACTTCACTCGAAATCAACAATTCTGTCTTGATAGATTGGATTTCAGAACAGCAAAACATTGTTCATATAACTGCTTTTGGCATTAAAAACAGTTTCCTTTTTACAGACTCTTCTACAAAACAAGTGTTAAAATATTGA
- a CDS encoding carboxypeptidase-like regulatory domain-containing protein — protein MNGKLRILILLLCFQFGFSQVLTRKTVHGKAVNDSIAVENGLVFNLNAKTGSIIDPQGHFSILAKVKDTLVFTSLGFKSKRIVLSDNDIKTSFFRVKLNAIANQLIEVVVYAKNGPHPEFGNTQKIVDTQYYGDKMSSPVNNLIPPTGTGDPNNLDVIRVYNKIFKNLLKNNPEKSDLVSDMSFTSVALQSVSYSFFVNDLKLHEDQVGLFLLFCENDPKSKTFISQNQQFEIMDFLISKNVEFKKIATFEK, from the coding sequence ATGAACGGTAAACTAAGAATTCTAATTTTGTTGTTGTGTTTTCAATTTGGTTTTAGTCAAGTCCTGACAAGAAAAACGGTACATGGAAAAGCAGTAAATGATTCAATTGCAGTAGAGAACGGTTTGGTTTTTAATCTGAATGCAAAAACAGGTTCAATTATTGACCCCCAAGGGCATTTTAGTATATTGGCAAAAGTAAAAGACACATTGGTTTTTACAAGTTTAGGATTCAAATCAAAAAGAATAGTTCTTTCAGACAATGATATCAAAACTTCCTTTTTTAGAGTAAAATTGAATGCTATTGCGAATCAATTGATAGAAGTTGTGGTATATGCCAAAAATGGTCCTCATCCTGAATTTGGAAACACACAAAAAATAGTTGACACTCAATATTATGGTGATAAAATGTCGTCTCCAGTCAATAATTTAATACCGCCTACCGGGACAGGAGACCCAAATAATTTGGATGTCATTCGGGTTTATAATAAAATTTTTAAAAATTTATTAAAAAACAATCCTGAGAAATCCGATTTAGTTTCGGATATGAGTTTTACATCGGTTGCATTACAAAGCGTCAGTTATTCGTTTTTTGTAAATGATTTAAAGCTGCATGAGGATCAAGTTGGTCTGTTTCTTTTATTTTGCGAAAACGATCCAAAATCTAAAACATTTATTTCTCAAAATCAGCAATTTGAAATCATGGATTTTTTGATTTCTAAAAACGTCGAGTTTAAAAAAATTGCTACTTTTGAAAAATGA